In the genome of Candidatus Eremiobacteraceae bacterium, the window GCCGCTTCTTCTTCTGTCAATTGTTGATGCGTGGTGGACATAGGGTGGATCACCAGACTCTTCGCGTCTCCGACATTTGCGAGATGACTCCAGATCTCCAACGCCTCGATGAAGCGCACGGCCGCCTCGCGGCCGCCGCGTGGCGCAAACGTGAATATAGACCCAGCCCCACGAGGCAGGTACCGCAGGGCAAGCGCATGACTTGGGTTATCTTTTAGGCCCGCGTACTTCACCCAGGCGACATCTTGATGACCGGCGAGAAAGTCTGCCACTCGTCGTGCGTTGGCGACGTGCGCCTCCATGCGGATCGCGAGCGTCTCAAGACCTTGCACGAGGAGCCATGCATTCATGGGCGAGAGACAAGCGCCGACGTCGCGCAACACTTCAGCCCGTGCGCGCATGAGGTAGGCGTACTCACCAAACGTCTCCGAGAAATTGAGGCCGTGATAGCCCGGGCTCGGCGACGAGATGAGCGGATGGCCTCCCGCGGCCCAATCGAACTTACCCGACTCCACCAATACGCCGGCGATGACCGTGCCGTGTCCGCCGATGAACTTGGTGGCCGAGTGCACTACGACGTCGGCGCCGTGCTCGATCGGCCGGCACAGGTACGGCGAAGCGAACGTGTTGTCGATGATCAACGGCACGCCGCCGTCGTGCGCCGCATCCGAAAGCGCGCGCAAGTCGGCGACCGTGCCGATCGGGTTGCCGATCGTCTCGGCGTACATCGCCTTCGTGTTGGGTTTGACCTTAGCTCGCATCGCTGCCGGATCGCCGCCCGGAACAAAAGTGGTCTCGATGCCCAATCGCTTCAACGTCACCGAAAATTGCGTGATCGTTCCGCCGTAGAGGTTCGCCGACGCGACGATATGGTCGCCGGCTTGCGCGACTGTGAGTATCGCCACGATCTGCGCAGCTTGTCCGGAAGCGGCGGCAACCGCGCCAAGGCCGCCCTCGAGGCTGGCCATCTTCTCCTCGAACGCGGCGACGGTCGGGTTCGAGATCCGCGAATAAACATCGCCGTAGGTCCGCAGCGCATACAGATCGGCGGCTCTTTCTGCCGATTCGAAGACGTAGCTCGACGTCATCGTAATGGGCAGCGCACGCGAACCGCTCGTGCGGTCCGGCGGCGTGCCTGCGTGCAGCGCGCGGGTTCGAAATCCGAAAGTTCGATCGTGTGACATATCTCACCAGGGTTACCGCTTCGGCGCGCACGAACCTCCGGTTAGTGAACGGGGCGACACCAGAAGCGGAAGCATACGAGCACTTTGCGCGGACTGCCCGCGATTCGAGCCCGCTCTACGAGCATCTTGCCCAGCGGGTTGCGATCGACACCCAGCTCTTGGCGCTGACCGGGAATGTTCGCCCGCGGCATCTTCAGCCAAACCTGCTCTTCGCAGCCGTCCATTATCTCTTGCTCGAAGGGGCGCAGTCCGATCTCTCGCGTTCGTACACGACGATAAGCGGCGCGACGTCATTCGAACCCGACGTCTTCCGGCATTTCCGGATCTTCTGCATTGCGCATGCGGACGAAATCCGCGCCCTCACATCGACGCGCCGCGTGCAGACCAACGAAGTACGGCGTTGTGCTTCGCTCGTGCCGGCGTTCGCCAGCGCCGCGAACGTCCTCGGCACACAACGTGCCGCGTTTGTCGAGATCGGCGCCAGTGCGGGTCTCAATCTTCAATGGGACCGCTACCGTTGCGACTACGACCGCGATCTCGCGTGGGGCGATCCTTCGGCGCTCGTGCGCTTCGAATGCGAGTTGCGCGGCGGCAAGTACCCGGCCGTGCGCCCTTTGCCTGCGATCGTGCAGCGCTACGGCATCGACATCGACCCATTGGACGTCCGCAACGCCGAAGATGTCTTGTGGCTTAGGGCGTTGACGTGGCCTGAATGCACGGACCGGCTGGAGTTGCTGGAGCGCGCGATCGACGTGGCGAGAGCCGAGCCGCCCACCCTCATCGCGGGCGACGCCGCGGAGGTCTTTCCGGTGGTCGTCGAAAGCATCGCGCCCGATCTGGCCGTCATCGTCTACCACAGTTTCACGATGAACCAATTTGGAACCGAGCAACGCGAGATGCTCGAAGACGCGCTCTGCGAGCTCGGCGCGCGGCGCCCTCTAGCGCGTGTGGGATTCGAATGGCCGGTCGGCGCCGAATTCCCGGTCCTGTCGTTGACGAACTACTCTGCGGTTCAGATCGACCGCTCCATGCTCGCCATGTGTCATCCGCACAGCACGTGGATGCGTTGGGTGGCTTAGATCTTTGGACTAGACCGTGACGCGCATGACTTCGCGGAGCGTGGTCTCACCATCGATGAGGCGCTGCATGGCATCATCGCGCAGGTCGGTGAACCCTTGCGCATTGCAGTGATCGAGCAGTTGATTGGAATCCGCGCCCTTGGCGATGAGGCGGCGCAGGCCCTCATCCACCGGGAGTATTTCATGCACGGCCAGCCGGCCTTTGTAACCGGTGTCGTGGCAGTTGTCGCAACCGCGCCCGCGCCACAAGCTTGCCGGTGTGACGAGCGGCATCATCTCCGACAAGATGAGCGACTCTTCGGGCGGCAGCGCGTACTGCTCTTTGCATTCCTTGCAGATGCGGCGCACTAGCCGCTGTCCGACGATGCCGATGATCGACGACCCGATCATCGCAGGGTCGACGCCGATATCCACAAGCCGCGCGATGGCCTGGATCGCAGAGTTTGTGTGCAGCGTCGACAGGAGCAAGTGGCCCGTCAGCGCGGCCCGGATCGAGAGATCGGCGGTCTCGCGGTCGCGGATCTCGCCGACGTAGATGACGTCCGGGTCCTGGCGCAAGAGCGACCGCAGCACGCCGGCAAAGGTGAGCCCGCGTTTGACGTTGACCTCGACTTGGTTGACGCCCTGAACCCGGTATTCGACCGGATCTTCGACGGTCGTGATGTTGGTAGTTCCGTTGTTTATCTCTTGCAGGCACGCGAACAGGGTGGTGGACTTGCCGCTGCCGGTGGGTCCGCACGCTAAAATCATGCCGTACGGACGTTTGATCAACGGCGCGAACAGCGCGTAGTTGGAGTCGCTGAATCCGACCGATTTCAGATCCTTGACTTGCGGGCTCTTCTCCAGCAGCCGGATAACGATTTTTTCGCCGAATACCGTGGGCAGCGATGAGATCCGGAGATCGAACTCCTTGCGTTGAAAGCGGATGGACGCGCGGCCGTCTTGCGGCACGTGACGGACCGTGATATCCATGCGGCCCATGATCTTGATGCGCGACACGACCGCGGCGTACGCGTTCTTCGGCAATTGCCGCATTTCGTGAAGGACGCCGTCGAGCCTGAATCTGACGACGATGGCGTCGCCGAACGGTTCCAGGTGGATGTCGCTAGAACCGTCGTCGACCGCGCTGCGCAGCACCGAATCCACGAGGGTGACGATCGGCGTCGCATCGGAGAGCCGGCGCAGGGTTTCGAGGTCTTCGACATCTGCCCCATCGACGAATCCGCTCGATGCGGATTTGACCGAGGCAACGGTGTCGATGAGCTTATCGGCAGAGTGCAGCGTCGCCCCATGGTAGACGTTGTTGATCGCCGCTTCGATATCTTCGACCAATGCGAAGCGGACGTCGATGTCTTTTTTTGCGCGCAGCTGGATCAGATCGAGCGTGGGCAGATCGGCTGGATCGGCCATGGCCACGATTAGGGTGTCGCCCTTGCGCGAGATCGGGATGATATACTGACTCGTCGCGATGCCGACCGGAACTGCGTCGGCGGCGTTAGGGTCTGGGCGCG includes:
- a CDS encoding O-acetylhomoserine aminocarboxypropyltransferase/cysteine synthase family protein; protein product: MSHDRTFGFRTRALHAGTPPDRTSGSRALPITMTSSYVFESAERAADLYALRTYGDVYSRISNPTVAAFEEKMASLEGGLGAVAAASGQAAQIVAILTVAQAGDHIVASANLYGGTITQFSVTLKRLGIETTFVPGGDPAAMRAKVKPNTKAMYAETIGNPIGTVADLRALSDAAHDGGVPLIIDNTFASPYLCRPIEHGADVVVHSATKFIGGHGTVIAGVLVESGKFDWAAGGHPLISSPSPGYHGLNFSETFGEYAYLMRARAEVLRDVGACLSPMNAWLLVQGLETLAIRMEAHVANARRVADFLAGHQDVAWVKYAGLKDNPSHALALRYLPRGAGSIFTFAPRGGREAAVRFIEALEIWSHLANVGDAKSLVIHPMSTTHQQLTEEEAAGAGITPDMIRLSVGLEDADDLIWDLEQGFAAVRRFAAAPVS
- a CDS encoding DUF2332 domain-containing protein, yielding MTYLTRVTASARTNLRLVNGATPEAEAYEHFARTARDSSPLYEHLAQRVAIDTQLLALTGNVRPRHLQPNLLFAAVHYLLLEGAQSDLSRSYTTISGATSFEPDVFRHFRIFCIAHADEIRALTSTRRVQTNEVRRCASLVPAFASAANVLGTQRAAFVEIGASAGLNLQWDRYRCDYDRDLAWGDPSALVRFECELRGGKYPAVRPLPAIVQRYGIDIDPLDVRNAEDVLWLRALTWPECTDRLELLERAIDVARAEPPTLIAGDAAEVFPVVVESIAPDLAVIVYHSFTMNQFGTEQREMLEDALCELGARRPLARVGFEWPVGAEFPVLSLTNYSAVQIDRSMLAMCHPHSTWMRWVA
- a CDS encoding ATPase, T2SS/T4P/T4SS family → MKRATTEAVRVKRKFQRGSVRVAVVLRSDDGKVATGEARDVSAGGMKLTTHDKLGAGIKGYAQLALPGGQVVRAAVETVWEDAIPGSGYVYGIRFNNLGATERFALLEAIYAPGAGERPNLTSLTGDDGPLGTQPLSPAHHAYYLRLLRRIEQAHKLNPADTDRILYARLYLARSLREILVDFGIVAQANLDEFLSGIYGVPYIDLSRTRPDPNAADAVPVGIATSQYIIPISRKGDTLIVAMADPADLPTLDLIQLRAKKDIDVRFALVEDIEAAINNVYHGATLHSADKLIDTVASVKSASSGFVDGADVEDLETLRRLSDATPIVTLVDSVLRSAVDDGSSDIHLEPFGDAIVVRFRLDGVLHEMRQLPKNAYAAVVSRIKIMGRMDITVRHVPQDGRASIRFQRKEFDLRISSLPTVFGEKIVIRLLEKSPQVKDLKSVGFSDSNYALFAPLIKRPYGMILACGPTGSGKSTTLFACLQEINNGTTNITTVEDPVEYRVQGVNQVEVNVKRGLTFAGVLRSLLRQDPDVIYVGEIRDRETADLSIRAALTGHLLLSTLHTNSAIQAIARLVDIGVDPAMIGSSIIGIVGQRLVRRICKECKEQYALPPEESLILSEMMPLVTPASLWRGRGCDNCHDTGYKGRLAVHEILPVDEGLRRLIAKGADSNQLLDHCNAQGFTDLRDDAMQRLIDGETTLREVMRVTV